In the genome of Pseudomonas sp. P5_109, one region contains:
- a CDS encoding YgfZ/GcvT domain-containing protein has translation MADSAFFCTLSHEGVLAVRGADASKFLQGQLTCNLNYLSETRASLGARCTQKGRMQSSFRILLEGDGVVLAMATELLEPQLADLKKYAVFSKSKLTDESAAWVRFGVDHGDAALVSLGLDLPAETDSVVRHDGLIATRVSPQRAELWVAAAQADAVKGKLASVLSEGDLNQWLLGQVRAGIGQVMPGTRELFIPQMLNLQAVGGVSFKKGCYTGQEIVARMQYLGKLKRRLYRLQLTASELPEPGIALFSPTHGSSIGEVVLAARTGQNVELLAVLQAEAAESGDIHLGALEGPSLQLLDLPYELDRDREIQQ, from the coding sequence ATGGCCGATTCTGCTTTTTTCTGCACCCTTTCTCATGAGGGTGTTCTCGCGGTCCGCGGCGCGGACGCCAGCAAATTCCTGCAAGGCCAACTGACTTGCAACCTCAATTACTTGAGCGAAACCCGGGCCAGCCTTGGTGCGCGCTGCACGCAAAAAGGCCGGATGCAATCGAGTTTCCGCATCCTGCTTGAAGGGGACGGCGTGGTCCTGGCCATGGCCACCGAGTTGCTCGAACCGCAACTGGCGGACCTGAAGAAATACGCGGTGTTTTCCAAGTCGAAACTGACCGACGAAAGTGCCGCCTGGGTCCGTTTCGGCGTTGACCATGGCGACGCTGCACTGGTCAGCCTCGGCCTGGACCTGCCGGCGGAAACCGACAGCGTCGTGCGCCACGATGGGCTGATCGCCACCCGTGTCTCGCCGCAACGCGCCGAGTTGTGGGTTGCCGCCGCTCAAGCCGATGCGGTCAAAGGCAAACTGGCGTCGGTACTGAGCGAAGGCGATCTGAATCAGTGGCTGCTGGGCCAGGTCCGCGCAGGGATCGGCCAGGTCATGCCCGGCACCCGCGAGTTGTTCATCCCGCAGATGCTCAACCTGCAAGCGGTCGGCGGTGTGAGCTTCAAGAAAGGCTGCTACACCGGGCAGGAAATCGTCGCGCGGATGCAGTACCTGGGCAAACTCAAGCGCCGCCTGTATCGCCTGCAACTGACTGCCAGCGAGCTGCCTGAACCAGGTATCGCGCTGTTTTCCCCAACCCACGGCAGCTCCATTGGCGAAGTGGTGCTGGCTGCCCGCACCGGGCAAAACGTTGAACTCCTGGCTGTGTTGCAAGCCGAAGCAGCAGAAAGTGGAGACATCCACCTGGGCGCGCTCGAAGGGCCGTCCTTGCAGCTGCTCGACCTGCCTTATGAACTGGACCGCGATCGCGAAATCCAGCAATAA
- a CDS encoding succinate dehydrogenase assembly factor 2 has protein sequence MVEDVELNRLFWHSRRGMLELDVLLVPFTKEVYATLNEVDRALYVRLLTCEDQDMFGWFMERSESEDPELQRMVRMILDRVQPK, from the coding sequence ATGGTCGAAGATGTTGAACTGAACCGCCTCTTTTGGCACAGCCGCCGTGGCATGCTTGAGCTTGACGTGTTGCTGGTGCCGTTCACGAAAGAGGTTTACGCAACGCTCAACGAGGTGGATCGCGCGTTGTACGTCCGATTGCTGACGTGTGAGGATCAGGACATGTTCGGCTGGTTCATGGAACGCAGCGAATCCGAGGATCCCGAGCTGCAACGCATGGTCCGCATGATCCTGGATCGTGTCCAGCCCAAGTAA
- a CDS encoding protein YgfX gives MSSPSNGFECRWHASRQLLAAYLLAQLFALGSMFLLSIPLWASSLGVVLCLAHGFWSLSRQILLTHPQAFCGLRRDADGWQLWSRAKGWQPVQLRPDSLALPLVVVLRFRLRGERRIRAICVPRDAQAADVHRRLRVRLKFSRRRWAAPE, from the coding sequence GTGTCCAGCCCAAGTAACGGCTTCGAATGCCGCTGGCATGCCTCACGGCAGTTGCTGGCGGCGTATCTTCTGGCCCAGCTGTTCGCGCTGGGTTCTATGTTTTTACTGTCGATTCCGCTCTGGGCCAGTTCGCTCGGCGTTGTGCTGTGCCTGGCTCATGGGTTTTGGTCGTTGTCCCGGCAGATCTTGCTGACGCACCCACAGGCCTTTTGCGGCTTGCGGCGCGATGCCGATGGTTGGCAGTTGTGGAGTCGCGCGAAAGGTTGGCAGCCCGTACAGTTGCGACCGGACAGCCTGGCGTTGCCGTTGGTTGTGGTTTTGCGTTTCCGCCTGCGTGGCGAGCGCCGGATCAGGGCCATTTGTGTGCCCCGGGATGCGCAGGCGGCGGATGTGCACCGACGCCTGCGGGTCCGGCTCAAATTCAGCCGACGTAGGTGGGCGGCACCAGAATAG
- the nadB gene encoding L-aspartate oxidase, whose product MSQQFQHDVLVIGSGAAGLSLALTLPGHLRIAVLSKGNLANGSTFWAQGGVAAVLDDTDTVESHVDDTLNAGGGLCHEDAVRFTVEHSKEAIQWLIDQGVPFTRDEQSSTEDGGFEFHLTREGGHSHRRIIHAADATGAAIFTTLLDQARKRPNIELLEQRVAVDLITEKRLGLEGDRCLGAYVLNRGTGEVDTYGARFVILASGGAAKVYLYTSNPDGACGDGIAMAWRSGCRVANLEFNQFHPTCLYHPQAKSFLVTEALRGEGAHLKLPNGERFMQRFDPRAELAPRDIVARAIDHEMKRLGVDCVYLDISHKPEAFIKTHFPTVYERCLEFSIDITKQPIPVVPAAHYTCGGVMVDQQGRTDVPGLYAIGETSFTGLHGANRMASNSLLECFVYARSAAADILEQLPRVSLPATLPAWDASQVTDSDEDVIIAHNWDELRRFMWDYVGIVRTNKRLQRAQHRVQLLLDEIDEFYSNYKVSRDLIELRNLAQVAELMILSAMERKESRGLHYTLDYPDMLPVALDTILVPPTYVG is encoded by the coding sequence ATGAGCCAACAGTTTCAACACGATGTGCTGGTAATTGGCAGCGGTGCTGCCGGCTTGAGCCTTGCGCTGACCTTGCCCGGTCATTTGCGCATTGCCGTTCTGAGCAAGGGCAACCTCGCCAATGGTTCGACTTTCTGGGCCCAGGGCGGCGTTGCAGCCGTGCTGGATGACACCGACACCGTTGAATCCCACGTCGATGACACGCTCAATGCCGGCGGCGGCCTGTGCCACGAGGATGCCGTGCGCTTCACTGTCGAGCACAGCAAGGAAGCGATTCAATGGCTGATCGACCAGGGCGTGCCCTTTACCCGCGATGAACAGTCGAGTACCGAAGATGGCGGGTTCGAGTTCCACCTGACCCGCGAGGGTGGTCACAGCCATCGGCGCATCATCCACGCCGCCGATGCCACGGGCGCTGCGATTTTCACCACCCTGCTCGATCAGGCCAGGAAACGACCGAACATCGAACTGCTGGAACAGCGGGTTGCGGTTGACCTGATCACGGAGAAACGCCTGGGCCTGGAAGGTGATCGCTGCCTTGGCGCTTATGTGCTCAATCGCGGCACCGGCGAAGTCGACACCTATGGCGCGCGCTTTGTGATCCTCGCCTCCGGTGGTGCGGCCAAGGTCTACCTGTACACCAGTAACCCTGACGGTGCCTGCGGCGATGGCATCGCCATGGCCTGGCGCTCGGGCTGCCGGGTAGCGAACCTGGAATTCAACCAGTTCCACCCCACTTGCCTGTATCACCCGCAAGCCAAGAGCTTCCTGGTCACCGAAGCCCTGCGAGGCGAAGGTGCCCACCTGAAGCTGCCCAATGGCGAGCGCTTCATGCAGCGCTTCGATCCACGGGCGGAGTTGGCGCCACGGGACATCGTCGCCCGGGCCATCGACCATGAAATGAAGCGCCTGGGTGTCGACTGCGTCTACCTGGACATCAGCCACAAGCCTGAAGCCTTTATCAAGACGCACTTCCCGACGGTATACGAACGCTGCCTGGAATTTTCCATCGACATCACCAAGCAACCGATTCCGGTGGTCCCGGCGGCGCACTACACCTGCGGCGGCGTGATGGTCGATCAACAGGGCCGTACCGATGTGCCGGGGCTGTACGCCATTGGCGAAACCAGTTTCACCGGCCTGCACGGCGCCAACCGCATGGCCAGCAACTCGCTGCTCGAATGCTTCGTCTACGCCCGCTCGGCGGCCGCGGACATTCTCGAACAGTTGCCCCGTGTTTCGCTGCCCGCCACCCTCCCCGCCTGGGATGCGAGCCAGGTCACCGATTCCGATGAAGACGTGATCATTGCGCACAACTGGGATGAGCTGCGGCGATTCATGTGGGACTACGTCGGCATCGTGCGCACCAACAAGCGTCTGCAACGGGCGCAACACCGCGTGCAACTGTTGCTGGATGAAATCGATGAGTTCTACAGCAACTACAAGGTTAGCCGGGATTTGATCGAGCTGCGCAACCTGGCCCAAGTGGCCGAGCTGATGATTCTGTCGGCCATGGAGCGCAAGGAAAGCCGTGGCCTGCATTACACCCTCGACTACCCGGACATGTTGCCGGTCGCGCTGGACACTATTCTGGTGCCGCCCACCTACGTCGGCTGA
- the rpoE gene encoding RNA polymerase sigma factor RpoE: MLTQEEDQQLVERVQRGDKRAFDLLVLKYQHKILGLIVRFVHDTHEAQDVAQEAFIKAYRALGNFRGDSAFYTWLYRIAINTAKNYLVSRGRRPPDSDVSSEDAEFYDGDHGLKDLESPERALLRDEIEGTVHRTIQQLPEDLRTALTLREFDGLSYEDIASVMQCPVGTVRSRIFRAREAIDKALQPLLQEN; this comes from the coding sequence ATGCTAACCCAGGAAGAGGATCAGCAACTGGTCGAGCGCGTTCAGCGCGGCGACAAGCGTGCTTTCGATCTGCTAGTGCTGAAATACCAGCACAAAATTCTCGGGTTGATCGTGCGTTTTGTGCACGACACCCATGAAGCCCAGGATGTGGCACAAGAAGCCTTTATCAAGGCGTACCGTGCACTTGGAAATTTTCGCGGAGACAGCGCGTTTTATACGTGGCTTTACCGCATCGCCATTAACACGGCGAAAAACTATCTGGTTTCACGCGGCCGCCGGCCGCCGGATAGCGATGTCAGTTCCGAAGATGCAGAGTTCTACGATGGCGATCATGGCCTCAAGGATCTCGAGTCGCCAGAACGGGCTTTGCTGCGGGATGAGATCGAAGGCACCGTCCATCGAACCATTCAGCAACTGCCGGAAGATTTGCGTACGGCTTTAACTTTACGTGAGTTTGATGGTCTGAGTTACGAGGACATTGCGAGTGTCATGCAATGTCCGGTAGGCACCGTGCGCTCCCGGATCTTCCGCGCCCGGGAGGCCATCGATAAAGCCCTGCAGCCGTTGTTGCAGGAAAACTAA
- a CDS encoding sigma-E factor negative regulatory protein, with protein sequence MSREALQESLSAVMDNEADELELRRVLSACDDVETRDTWARYQIARAVMHKDLLLPRLDIAAAVSAALADEASPAKASRGPWRSLGRLAVAASVTLAVLAGVRLYNQDEIAGVELAQQSTQPALAVPQVKGPAVLAGYNESSEATGPMANGVLQGQPGWHDQRLPGYLRQHAQQAALKGTESALPYARAASLENR encoded by the coding sequence ATGAGTCGTGAAGCCCTGCAGGAATCGCTGTCCGCAGTGATGGATAACGAAGCGGACGAATTGGAATTGCGTCGGGTATTGAGTGCCTGCGACGATGTTGAAACCCGTGACACATGGGCTCGTTATCAGATCGCTCGGGCAGTGATGCACAAGGATCTGCTGCTTCCACGCCTGGACATCGCCGCGGCTGTTTCCGCTGCCCTGGCTGACGAAGCCTCGCCGGCAAAAGCTTCCCGCGGTCCATGGCGCAGCCTGGGTCGTCTGGCGGTCGCTGCCTCGGTGACCCTGGCGGTACTGGCTGGCGTGCGTCTGTACAACCAGGATGAGATCGCCGGTGTCGAGCTGGCCCAGCAATCCACTCAACCCGCATTGGCCGTTCCTCAAGTAAAAGGCCCTGCTGTTCTGGCAGGCTACAATGAGAGTTCGGAAGCTACTGGCCCAATGGCCAATGGCGTTTTGCAAGGTCAACCAGGCTGGCATGATCAGCGTCTGCCAGGCTACTTGCGCCAACATGCTCAACAGGCTGCACTGAAAGGCACTGAGAGCGCTCTGCCTTACGCTCGTGCCGCAAGTCTGGAAAACCGTTAA
- a CDS encoding MucB/RseB C-terminal domain-containing protein, producing the protein MRALPLLSLLLSGWFIVPAQADDAQDWLTRLGQAEQQQSFQGTFVYERNGSFSTHNIWHRVQDGKVRERLIQLDGSAQEVVRIDGHTQCVSGTLIAGLGDSPNSAARALDPQKLKNWYDLAVIGKSRVAGRSAVIVSLTPRDQHRYGFELHLDKETGLPLKSLLLDDKGRLLERFQFTQLDTADVPSENDLQASNDCKPVNLESDKASAIKTAQVWRSDWLPPGFELTSSTARKDPQTKTQVNSLMYDDGLARFSVFLEPLNGATVTDTRTQLGPTVAVSRRLTTAQGDMMVTVVGEIPVGTAERIALSMRTDATATKQ; encoded by the coding sequence ATGCGCGCCCTACCTCTACTTTCGCTTCTGCTCAGCGGCTGGTTCATCGTTCCAGCCCAAGCCGATGATGCCCAGGATTGGTTGACCCGCCTGGGCCAGGCAGAGCAGCAGCAAAGCTTTCAGGGTACTTTCGTCTACGAGCGTAACGGTAGTTTTTCTACCCATAACATCTGGCACCGTGTCCAGGATGGAAAGGTCCGCGAGCGATTGATTCAGCTCGACGGTTCCGCTCAGGAAGTCGTTCGCATTGATGGGCATACTCAATGCGTCAGCGGTACATTGATAGCAGGGCTGGGGGACTCCCCCAACTCCGCTGCCCGTGCACTCGATCCTCAAAAGCTCAAGAATTGGTATGACCTTGCTGTCATCGGCAAGTCGCGTGTCGCCGGGCGTTCGGCGGTGATCGTATCGCTGACACCCCGAGATCAACACCGCTACGGTTTTGAACTGCATCTGGATAAAGAAACCGGCCTGCCTCTGAAGTCTTTGCTGTTGGACGACAAGGGGCGGTTGCTGGAGCGCTTCCAGTTTACGCAACTGGATACGGCTGACGTTCCTTCTGAAAACGACCTGCAGGCCAGTAACGATTGCAAGCCAGTCAACCTCGAAAGTGACAAGGCCTCTGCCATCAAGACTGCCCAGGTCTGGCGTTCCGACTGGTTGCCGCCCGGCTTCGAGTTGACCAGCAGCACCGCGCGCAAGGATCCGCAGACCAAAACCCAGGTCAATAGCCTGATGTATGACGATGGCCTCGCGCGTTTTTCGGTATTCCTTGAGCCGTTGAATGGCGCAACCGTCACCGACACCCGTACTCAGTTGGGGCCGACCGTTGCGGTTTCCCGGCGCTTGACCACGGCGCAGGGTGACATGATGGTAACCGTCGTCGGCGAGATACCGGTCGGTACCGCTGAACGGATAGCGCTTTCGATGCGTACCGACGCCACTGCAACCAAGCAGTGA
- a CDS encoding DegQ family serine endoprotease translates to MSIPRLKSYLSIIATVLVLGQTVTAQAVELPDFTQLVEQASPAVVNISTTQKLPDRKVSQQQMPDLEGLPPMLREFFERGMPPQSRSPRDRQREATSLGSGFIISPDGYILTNNHVIADADEILVRLADRSEMKAKLVGTDPRSDVALLKIEGKDLPVLKLGKSQDLKAGQWVVAIGSPFGFDHTVTQGIVSAVGRSLPNENYVPFIQTDVPINPGNSGGPLFNLNGEVVGINSQIYTRSGGFMGVSFAIPIDVAMDVSNQLKSGGKVSRGWLGVVIQEVSKDLAESFGLEKPAGALVAQIQDDGPAAKGGLQVGDVILSMNGQPIVMSADLPHLVGALKAGAKANLEVIRDGKRKNVELTVGSIPEEGSEMDALPKSSIERSSNRLGVSVVELTDEQKKTYDLKGGVLIKEVQDGPAAMIGLQPGDVITHLNNQAIGSTKEFADIAKALPKNRSVSMRVLRQGRASFITFKLAE, encoded by the coding sequence ATGTCGATACCACGCTTGAAGTCCTACCTTTCCATTATTGCCACCGTGCTGGTGCTCGGTCAGACGGTCACCGCCCAAGCGGTCGAATTGCCTGACTTTACGCAACTGGTCGAACAGGCCTCGCCTGCGGTCGTGAACATCAGTACCACGCAAAAGCTGCCGGATCGCAAAGTCAGCCAGCAGCAGATGCCCGACCTCGAAGGCTTGCCGCCAATGCTGCGCGAGTTCTTCGAGCGGGGCATGCCGCCGCAATCGCGTTCACCTCGTGACCGTCAGCGCGAGGCAACTTCCCTGGGCTCGGGTTTCATCATCTCTCCTGATGGCTACATCCTGACCAACAACCACGTGATCGCCGATGCTGACGAAATCCTCGTTCGCCTGGCTGATCGCAGCGAGATGAAAGCCAAGCTCGTCGGGACCGATCCACGTTCCGACGTGGCGCTGCTGAAAATCGAAGGCAAGGATCTGCCGGTGCTCAAGCTCGGTAAATCCCAGGACCTGAAAGCGGGCCAGTGGGTGGTCGCGATCGGCTCGCCATTCGGCTTTGACCACACCGTGACCCAAGGCATCGTCAGCGCCGTCGGTCGCAGCCTGCCGAACGAAAACTATGTGCCGTTCATCCAGACCGACGTGCCGATCAACCCGGGTAACTCGGGCGGCCCGCTGTTCAACCTGAACGGTGAGGTGGTCGGGATCAACTCGCAGATCTATACCCGCTCCGGTGGCTTCATGGGTGTGTCGTTCGCGATCCCGATCGACGTGGCCATGGATGTTTCCAATCAACTGAAATCCGGTGGCAAGGTCAGCCGTGGCTGGCTGGGCGTCGTGATTCAGGAAGTGAGCAAGGACCTGGCGGAGTCGTTCGGTCTGGAGAAACCGGCCGGTGCGCTGGTTGCCCAGATCCAGGATGATGGCCCGGCAGCCAAGGGTGGCCTGCAGGTTGGCGACGTGATCCTGAGCATGAACGGTCAGCCAATCGTCATGTCGGCCGACCTTCCACACCTCGTTGGCGCATTGAAGGCGGGTGCCAAGGCCAATCTGGAAGTGATTCGTGACGGCAAGCGCAAGAATGTCGAGCTGACCGTCGGTTCAATTCCGGAAGAAGGCTCGGAGATGGATGCGCTGCCAAAATCCAGCATCGAGCGCAGCAGTAATCGCCTCGGGGTTTCCGTGGTCGAGCTGACTGATGAGCAAAAGAAAACCTACGACCTCAAGGGTGGTGTGCTGATCAAGGAAGTGCAGGACGGTCCTGCCGCCATGATCGGTCTGCAGCCAGGTGATGTGATCACTCACCTGAACAACCAGGCCATCGGTTCCACCAAGGAGTTCGCGGACATCGCCAAGGCGCTGCCAAAGAACCGCTCGGTGTCGATGCGGGTGCTGCGCCAGGGCCGTGCGAGTTTCATCACCTTCAAACTGGCTGAATAA